From a single Nicotiana tomentosiformis chromosome 2, ASM39032v3, whole genome shotgun sequence genomic region:
- the LOC104089777 gene encoding two-pore potassium channel 5, with protein sequence MEASSSSSDSDDDFFAPVSWPSTSAAYSLLPSNKKMRRSRTAPAMVSMEDLFKSPTKSVHQFGPTSLVRQAAFLLIIYLSLGVVVYSFNRDHFSGVETHPVVDALYFCIVTMCTIGYGDIAPITPLTKVFACIFVLVGFGFIDILLSGVVNYVLDLQENLLLAGIKEQGQRQFDHGHGRGGGLSAYIVDVAKGRMRIRLKVGLALGVVLLCIGLGSMVLYFQEHLDWIDSVYLSVMSVTTVGYGDRAFKTLPGRLFASIWLLFSTLAVARAFLYLAEARIDKRHRRIANWVLQREITIEDLLAADINNNGFIRKSEYVIYKLKEMGKIREKDVMQICNQFNKLDENNSGKITLPSLMQSQL encoded by the exons ATGGAAGCTTCGTCGTCATCCTCCGATTCCGATGATGACTTTTTCGCTCCGGTTTCCTGGCCTTCTACTTCAGCTGCCTACAGCTTATTGCCTTCCAATAAGAAAATGCGCCGATCCAGAACTGCTCCGGCTATGGTCTCTATGGAGGACCTCTTTAAATCACCCACTAAATCTGTCCACCAATTTGGCCCTACTTCTCTCGTCAGACAGGCCGCTTTTCTACTTATAATTTACCTCTCTCTTGGTGTCGTCGTTTATTCCTTCAACCGTGACCACTTCTCTGGAGTTGAGACTCACCCGGTTGTTGACGCCCTTTACTTTTGCATCGTCACTATGTGTACCATTGGCTACGGCGACATTGCTCCGATTACTCCTTTGACCAAAGTCTTTGCTTGTATATTTGTGCTTGTTGGTTTTGGGTTCATTGACATTTTGCTGAGTGGGGTTGTCAATTACGTACTTGACTTGCAGGAGAACTTGCTACTGGCCGGCATTAAAGAACAAGGGCAACGGCAATTCGATCACGGGCATGGGCGTGGTGGCGGACTATCTGCCTATATCGTCGACGTAGCCAAAGGCAGAATGAGAATCAGATTGAAGGTGGGTTTGGCTCTGGGAGTTGTTCTTTTATGCATTGGTTTGGGGTCAATGGTGTTGTATTTCCAGGAACATTTGGATTGGATCGATTCAGTTTACTTGTCAGTGATGTCTGTTACCACTGTTGGATATGGTGATAGGGCATTCAAGACCCTGCCGGGAAGGTTGTTCGCGTCAATTTGGCTTTTATTCTCCACCCTCGCGGTTGCACGTGCTTTCTTGTATTTGGCAGAGGCCAGGATTGATAAGAGGCACAGGAGGATTGCCAACTGGGTATTGCAGCGCGAAATCACCATTGAAGATCTGCTTGCCGCTGACATTAACAATAATGGTTTCATTCG GAAATCGGAATATGTCATCTACAAGCTCAAGGAGATGGGAAAGATCAGGGAGAAAGATGTAATGCAGATATGCAATCAGTTCAACAAGCTTGATGAAAACAATTCTGGGAAGATAACATTACCCAGTCTCATGCAGAGTCAATTGTAG
- the LOC104109857 gene encoding uncharacterized protein isoform X1 → MLVDEAKILLGFSTNSCPTPCQVKAAYRRKVWETHPDCFPVHLKPGAELKFKMISEAYTCLLSAITGTRQEGQHGVGYSRVVRSGVPRGGRKNHPLIGIPFLFIILGTVTLGGTNVARAYRKQRADCPSHNPFLP, encoded by the exons ATGCTGGTGGACGAGGCAAAAATCTTGCTAGGCTTTTCCACTAATTCTTGCCCCACTCCTTGTCAG GTCAAAGCTGCTTATAGAAGGAAGGTATGGGAAACTCATCCGGATTGCTTTCCAGTTCATCTCAAACCTGGTGCAGAACTCAAATTTAAGATG ATTTCAGAAGCATACACTTGCCTGCTTTCTG CAATTACAGGTACAAGACAGGAAGGTCAACATGGTG TTGGATATTCACGTGTTGTAAGAAGTGGAGTTCCTAGAGGAGGGAGGAAAAATCATCCACTGATTGGGATTCcctttctttttattattttgggaACTGTAACATTGGGAGGAACAAATGTTGCCAG GGCCTACAGAAAACAGAGGGCGGATTGTCCTTCTCATAATCCTTTTCTCCCTTGA
- the LOC104109857 gene encoding uncharacterized protein isoform X2, producing the protein MLVDEAKILLGFSTNSCPTPCQVKAAYRRKVWETHPDCFPVHLKPGAELKFKMISEAYTCLLSGTRQEGQHGVGYSRVVRSGVPRGGRKNHPLIGIPFLFIILGTVTLGGTNVARAYRKQRADCPSHNPFLP; encoded by the exons ATGCTGGTGGACGAGGCAAAAATCTTGCTAGGCTTTTCCACTAATTCTTGCCCCACTCCTTGTCAG GTCAAAGCTGCTTATAGAAGGAAGGTATGGGAAACTCATCCGGATTGCTTTCCAGTTCATCTCAAACCTGGTGCAGAACTCAAATTTAAGATG ATTTCAGAAGCATACACTTGCCTGCTTTCTG GTACAAGACAGGAAGGTCAACATGGTG TTGGATATTCACGTGTTGTAAGAAGTGGAGTTCCTAGAGGAGGGAGGAAAAATCATCCACTGATTGGGATTCcctttctttttattattttgggaACTGTAACATTGGGAGGAACAAATGTTGCCAG GGCCTACAGAAAACAGAGGGCGGATTGTCCTTCTCATAATCCTTTTCTCCCTTGA
- the LOC138906317 gene encoding uncharacterized protein has translation MPEILKYNGTTDPNEHVTSYTCAIKGNNLEDDEIESVLLKKFGETLSKGAMIWYHNLPPNSIDSFAMLADSFVKAYAGAIKVETKKLYLFKVKQKDNEMLREFISRFQMERMDLPPVADDWAVQAFTQGLNMRSSVASQQLKQNLIEYPAVTWADVNNRYQSKIRVENNKLGAPSGSVYPNSTIDRVKRDIDREPRSNRDRYQPYSGDRRSNGPGRNPVRIDRRND, from the coding sequence ATGCCAGAAATTCTcaagtataatggaactaccgaccccaacgagcatgttacttcttACACATGCGCAATAAAGGGGAACAATctagaagacgatgagattgagtccgtactgctgaagaaattcggggaaacgttatcaaagggggcgatgatatggtaccataatttgccacctaactccattgattcttttgccatgctcgcAGATTCCTTCGTCAAAGCATACGccggagcgataaaggtcgagactaaaAAATTatacctcttcaaagtaaaacagaaagacaacgagatgctcagagagttcatATCTCGGTTCCAAATGGAGCGTATGGATCTGCCCCCGGTCgccgacgattgggccgttcaggctttcactcaaggcctaaacatgcgaagttcggtagcctcacaacagttaaagcagaacttgatcgaatatccagctgtaacctgggccgatgtgaataatcggtaccagtcaaagattagggtcgaaAATAACAAGTTGGGGgctccttccgggtccgtttatccaaacagtaccatcgacagagttaaaagggatattgaccgggaaccacggtcaaacagagatcgatatcagccatacaGTGGAGATCGGAGAAGCAACGGGCCTGGACGCAACCCCGTTCGAATTGATAGAAGAAATGAttga